One stretch of Methylococcus capsulatus DNA includes these proteins:
- a CDS encoding NAD-glutamate dehydrogenase domain-containing protein, which produces MRFCRRRRIAAGSLPDARIFPLEYRSRIPPAAAVRDALLLEKVVRTVSCTADLWRPSPQFGDGYCRLRIYSLAEDDLDRIMPLLQNLGLRIVDQIWFRLEFRGQCCSVRSFAVAAGEAPGGDLMRRRQPLLEALAAVTAGRVENDALNALILATGLSWKEIQVFRAYRDYRRQLGGRFGRSSFFRALFNNPEATRLLYRYFEARFRPDVQGDEEAQSALRQDFVAALVNVADSSEDHILRDLFNLIDATVRTNFYRRRDDPDFFLAFKISSLGVIDMPAPKPLCEIYVHSAAMEGIHLRGARVARGGIRWSDRPDDFRVEILDLMQTQMIKNALIVPQGAKGGFVLKSPCRDPEECRRLATVAYATLIRGMLDLTDNVTATGIVRPPFVIAYDDPDPYLVVAADKGTARLSDTANVIAQEYGFWLGDAFASGGSQGYDHKRLGITARGVWECVKRHFAELGRDIEKEPFTVVGVGSMDGDVFGNGMLYSQNIRLLAAFSGQHIFLDPDPDPQVSYRERRRLYDLPGSSWADYDHRAISAGGGVFRRDAKDIPLAPPIRAWLGLRHRSVDGEGLVRLLLTAPVDLLWLGGIGTYVKGSAESHDDVGDRANDAVRVDGIQLRAAVVAEGANLGFTRQGRVEFALGNGRINTDAVDNSAGVDLSDHEVNLKILTGILQAQGVLGGREERDRLLAELTGSVCDSVLRDNASQSLAISLDRERCLRDVEPFLELAERLENAGSLDPSYEAFPSRKEVQAREGRGLVRPELALLLAHAKLVLKRALLAAPGFLDAEWSRPILADYFPPEVRRRYGPALSGHSLAREITATVICNRILDQAGSSFLTLAEEFDPATAADLAGAYLCFDAVLGGEALRRTVSRWTGSTAVSASYRMLLDLSDLLCAWCEWAVCEGLELRPGQSGIEAWRSDLGAYLNHRVASFGDTERTAWDGRVTELTDRGLSREQAWISASLGELRDFPVLAHLARSAGAPLERVVAVDDVVAGQLGLRRCLSLLRGVRPRDRWERRAQAALLERFRSAAARLTGQALQAGTTEPLAAFSGERFRHRLMRFRRLLNELEDTSSPSLTPFAVLGAELEALVDLRRSPGV; this is translated from the coding sequence ATGCGATTTTGCCGTCGCCGGCGAATCGCCGCGGGGTCTTTGCCCGACGCCCGGATTTTTCCGCTCGAATACCGCTCGCGTATTCCGCCGGCGGCAGCGGTACGGGATGCGCTCCTGCTCGAAAAGGTGGTACGGACGGTATCTTGCACCGCCGATCTGTGGCGCCCTTCGCCGCAGTTCGGCGATGGCTACTGTCGTCTTCGAATTTACAGTCTGGCGGAGGATGACCTCGACCGGATCATGCCCCTGTTGCAGAATCTGGGACTGCGCATCGTCGATCAGATCTGGTTCAGGCTCGAGTTCCGAGGGCAGTGCTGCTCGGTCCGCAGTTTCGCCGTGGCTGCCGGGGAAGCACCGGGCGGAGATCTCATGCGGCGGCGCCAACCGCTGTTGGAAGCCCTGGCTGCCGTGACGGCGGGCCGGGTGGAGAATGACGCGCTCAACGCCTTGATCCTTGCCACGGGGCTGTCCTGGAAGGAAATCCAGGTGTTCAGGGCCTATCGCGATTACCGGCGCCAACTCGGCGGCCGGTTCGGCCGTTCGAGCTTTTTCCGTGCGTTGTTCAACAATCCTGAAGCCACCCGTCTACTCTACCGCTATTTCGAGGCCCGGTTCCGCCCCGATGTGCAGGGCGATGAGGAAGCACAATCGGCGCTGCGGCAGGACTTCGTCGCGGCACTGGTCAATGTGGCGGACAGTAGCGAAGACCATATCCTTCGGGATTTGTTCAACCTGATAGATGCCACCGTGCGCACCAACTTCTACCGGCGCCGCGATGACCCCGATTTCTTCCTCGCCTTCAAAATCAGCAGTCTGGGCGTCATCGACATGCCTGCGCCGAAGCCGCTGTGCGAAATCTACGTCCATTCGGCGGCGATGGAGGGCATCCACTTGCGAGGGGCTCGCGTGGCCCGTGGCGGCATCCGATGGTCGGACCGGCCCGACGATTTCCGGGTCGAGATACTGGACCTGATGCAGACCCAGATGATCAAGAATGCCCTGATCGTGCCGCAGGGCGCCAAGGGCGGCTTCGTCCTCAAGTCGCCTTGCCGCGATCCGGAAGAGTGCCGACGCCTCGCCACGGTGGCCTATGCCACGCTCATCCGCGGCATGCTGGATTTGACCGACAACGTCACGGCCACTGGCATCGTGCGCCCGCCTTTCGTAATCGCCTATGACGACCCCGACCCGTATCTGGTGGTCGCGGCGGACAAAGGTACCGCGCGTCTTTCCGACACGGCCAACGTCATCGCGCAGGAATACGGCTTCTGGCTGGGGGATGCCTTCGCCTCCGGCGGTTCACAGGGTTACGACCACAAGCGTCTCGGCATCACGGCGCGCGGTGTGTGGGAATGCGTGAAGCGGCATTTCGCGGAGTTGGGCCGGGACATCGAGAAAGAACCCTTCACGGTGGTCGGCGTCGGCAGCATGGACGGCGACGTGTTCGGCAACGGCATGCTGTATTCGCAGAACATCCGGTTGCTGGCGGCTTTCAGCGGCCAGCACATCTTTCTGGACCCGGACCCCGATCCGCAGGTGTCGTACCGGGAGCGGCGGCGCTTGTACGATCTGCCGGGGTCCAGTTGGGCGGATTACGACCACCGGGCAATCTCGGCCGGTGGCGGGGTGTTCCGGCGTGATGCAAAGGACATCCCCCTCGCTCCGCCGATCCGAGCCTGGCTCGGCCTACGCCACCGGTCCGTGGATGGCGAAGGGCTCGTCCGGTTGCTGCTGACCGCTCCGGTCGATCTGCTCTGGCTCGGCGGTATCGGCACTTATGTGAAGGGCAGTGCGGAAAGCCACGACGATGTCGGCGACCGGGCCAATGATGCGGTACGGGTGGATGGCATTCAGCTGCGAGCGGCAGTGGTGGCCGAAGGGGCCAATCTCGGCTTCACCCGGCAGGGACGCGTGGAGTTCGCCCTGGGCAACGGTCGGATCAATACCGATGCGGTGGACAATTCGGCCGGCGTGGATTTGTCCGACCACGAGGTCAACCTGAAGATACTCACGGGCATCTTGCAGGCGCAAGGGGTACTGGGCGGTAGGGAGGAGCGCGACCGGTTGCTGGCCGAACTGACCGGAAGCGTTTGCGATTCGGTGCTGCGCGACAACGCTTCCCAGAGTCTCGCCATATCGCTCGACCGGGAACGCTGCCTGCGTGATGTGGAGCCATTCCTGGAACTTGCGGAGCGGCTCGAAAATGCCGGCAGCCTGGACCCGAGCTACGAAGCGTTCCCGAGCCGGAAAGAGGTTCAGGCTCGTGAGGGAAGAGGACTGGTGCGACCGGAACTGGCACTTCTACTCGCCCATGCCAAATTGGTTCTGAAGCGGGCGCTGCTCGCCGCGCCTGGTTTTCTCGACGCCGAATGGAGTCGGCCGATCCTGGCGGACTATTTTCCGCCGGAGGTGAGGCGGCGTTATGGACCGGCTCTCTCCGGCCATTCCCTGGCCCGTGAAATCACCGCCACCGTCATTTGCAATCGCATACTGGATCAGGCGGGATCGTCTTTCCTGACTCTGGCCGAGGAATTCGATCCCGCGACGGCCGCTGATCTGGCTGGCGCCTATTTATGCTTCGATGCTGTGCTCGGCGGTGAAGCGTTGCGGAGGACGGTTTCGAGGTGGACCGGAAGCACGGCGGTGTCTGCCTCCTACCGCATGCTCCTGGATCTGTCGGATCTCCTGTGTGCATGGTGCGAATGGGCAGTCTGCGAAGGTCTGGAACTGCGTCCGGGTCAATCCGGAATCGAAGCCTGGCGGTCTGATCTTGGGGCGTATCTGAATCACCGTGTGGCATCGTTCGGCGACACCGAGCGTACCGCTTGGGACGGGCGGGTGACGGAGTTGACGGATCGCGGCCTGAGCCGGGAACAAGCCTGGATAAGCGCGTCGCTCGGGGAGCTCCGGGATTTCCCGGTGTTGGCCCATCTCGCCCGATCGGCTGGTGCACCGTTGGAGCGGGTTGTCGCCGTGGACGATGTCGTTGCCGGACAGCTAGGGCTTCGCCGCTGCCTCAGCCTGCTCCGGGGCGTCCGGCCGCGCGACCGCTGGGAACGGCGCGCCCAGGCCGCTCTTCTCGAGCGATTCCGCAGCGCCGCGGCGCGCCTGACTGGGCAGGCTTTGCAAGCGGGCACGACGGAACCGCTGGCCGCGTTTTCCGGGGAACGGTTTCGGCACAGACTGATGCGGTTCCGGCGGTTGTTGAACGAGCTGGAGGACACTTCCTCGCCGTCCTTGACGCCGTTCGCCGTCCTGGGTGCGGAGCTGGAAGCCCTGGTCGATCTCCGCCGGTCCCCAGGGGTCTGA
- a CDS encoding PAS domain S-box protein codes for MRQQELLRALLNAFDEALCLVDSTGSLVEVNGAAERLLGLERRALLGKKLLSEPMSGPASRRLGISLGGRNDRLLDGEVRPLVAGSPMSLLRLSDPSVSDGRGRDSEATLRAVLDTLVDGIIVIDDQGVIQLFTPAAEHMFGYHADEVLGRNVALLMPSPYREEHDAYIGRYLRTGEPRIIGSGREVQGRRKDGRLFPLQLSVGEFCRDQHRWFVGVTRDLTAGKQTEDRLLMLSSAVEQSPTGVVIADAQGRIQYVNRGYTALTGCGAEELVGTRPGGAGRANRFGRLRKVIRSGEAWRGEVQESRKNGEIYWALESITPILDAHGEATHYLLIQQDITEQKRDKEALAESEERFRQVAEMAGEWLWEQDPQGHYLYSSAAVRAILGFEPEEVRGKHYFDLLTPEDRQHWMSALPPAKASEKPFFRLINRYRHKDGHEVYTESTGAPIFGERGELIKWRGVDHDITTRKRYEDELRVRDRAIESASVGINIADAQAEGLPNVYVNPALSSITGYSREELLHRSMRMLQGAETDPASVEEIRAAIRAGRPCRLTIRNYRKDGTPFWNELLISPVKDESGVITHYIGIQTDVTERRRAEEERHELEIAKQIQLSLLPEAPLHLATAEIAGFCVPATHVGGDYFDYFHRGDWVDLVIADVSGHSVGAALIMAEVRSVLRTEARRTPVEPVGGEGVAPILAGINDALHEDLSGADLFITMFYVRYDCRTRRLSYANAGHNFALLLRSGEESCIPLDADGLVLGVRKGVSFEEKAENLKAGDWLLLYTDGVIEAQNSEGEFFGIGRLCRQFSARRSLSPEAMVAGLLDELRAFAGKNPLRDDISMVALRVC; via the coding sequence ATGCGGCAACAGGAACTTTTGCGGGCATTACTCAACGCCTTCGACGAGGCGCTCTGTCTGGTGGACTCCACCGGCAGTCTGGTGGAAGTGAATGGAGCGGCGGAACGCCTCCTAGGCCTCGAGCGGCGGGCTCTGCTGGGAAAAAAACTGCTGTCGGAGCCGATGTCCGGACCGGCCTCGCGGCGGCTGGGGATCAGCCTGGGAGGCAGGAACGACCGGCTGCTCGATGGCGAAGTCCGTCCACTTGTCGCCGGCAGCCCGATGAGCCTGTTGCGCCTGTCTGACCCGTCGGTGAGCGATGGCCGCGGCCGGGATAGCGAAGCGACCCTGAGGGCAGTGCTCGACACATTGGTCGATGGCATCATCGTCATCGATGACCAGGGTGTGATCCAGTTGTTCACGCCTGCCGCGGAGCACATGTTCGGCTACCATGCGGACGAGGTCCTTGGCCGCAATGTGGCGCTGCTGATGCCATCGCCCTACCGTGAGGAGCACGATGCCTATATCGGCCGTTACCTTCGTACCGGTGAACCAAGGATCATTGGGAGCGGACGGGAGGTCCAGGGGCGTCGGAAGGATGGCCGTCTGTTCCCGCTCCAGCTTTCCGTCGGCGAATTTTGCAGGGACCAGCACCGTTGGTTCGTCGGTGTCACCCGCGATCTCACCGCGGGGAAACAGACGGAAGACCGGCTCCTCATGCTATCCAGTGCAGTGGAGCAAAGCCCTACTGGAGTCGTGATCGCCGATGCTCAGGGCCGTATCCAGTATGTGAATCGGGGTTACACGGCGCTCACCGGATGCGGCGCAGAGGAACTGGTGGGTACGCGTCCCGGTGGCGCGGGGAGGGCGAATCGCTTCGGACGTCTGCGCAAGGTTATTCGATCGGGCGAAGCATGGCGCGGTGAGGTCCAGGAGTCGCGTAAGAACGGCGAAATCTACTGGGCGCTCGAAAGCATCACGCCGATACTGGATGCGCACGGCGAAGCGACCCATTACCTCCTGATTCAGCAGGACATCACCGAACAGAAACGGGACAAGGAAGCGCTCGCCGAGAGCGAGGAGCGATTTCGGCAGGTGGCGGAGATGGCGGGCGAATGGCTCTGGGAGCAGGACCCCCAGGGACATTACCTTTACAGCAGCGCCGCCGTCCGGGCTATCCTCGGTTTCGAGCCGGAGGAGGTGCGCGGCAAGCATTACTTCGATCTCTTGACACCGGAGGACAGGCAGCACTGGATGAGCGCCCTGCCACCGGCGAAGGCGAGCGAAAAGCCGTTCTTCCGTCTCATCAATCGTTATCGCCACAAGGACGGGCACGAAGTCTATACCGAATCCACGGGAGCGCCGATCTTCGGTGAGCGGGGCGAACTCATCAAATGGCGGGGCGTTGACCACGACATCACCACCCGCAAGCGTTACGAAGACGAACTGAGGGTGCGCGACCGCGCGATCGAATCGGCGAGCGTCGGCATCAACATCGCCGATGCACAGGCCGAGGGGCTGCCCAACGTATACGTCAATCCGGCGCTCAGCTCGATCACCGGCTATTCCCGGGAGGAATTGCTCCATCGCAGTATGCGGATGCTGCAGGGAGCGGAGACCGATCCGGCGAGCGTCGAAGAAATCCGCGCGGCGATCCGGGCAGGCCGGCCGTGCCGGCTGACGATCAGGAACTACCGCAAAGACGGCACACCTTTCTGGAATGAACTGCTGATTTCACCGGTGAAGGACGAGAGCGGCGTCATCACCCACTACATCGGGATCCAGACGGATGTGACCGAACGCCGCCGCGCGGAGGAAGAGCGGCACGAGCTGGAAATCGCCAAGCAGATCCAGCTCTCGCTGCTTCCGGAGGCACCGCTTCATTTGGCGACAGCCGAGATTGCCGGCTTCTGCGTGCCGGCGACCCATGTGGGGGGCGATTATTTCGATTATTTTCATCGCGGGGACTGGGTGGATCTGGTCATTGCCGACGTGTCCGGCCACAGCGTCGGGGCGGCGCTCATCATGGCGGAAGTTCGCAGCGTGCTACGGACTGAGGCGCGCAGAACACCGGTCGAACCGGTCGGCGGGGAGGGTGTAGCCCCGATTCTCGCCGGTATCAACGACGCGCTGCATGAGGATCTGTCAGGGGCGGATCTGTTCATCACGATGTTCTATGTCCGCTACGATTGCAGGACGCGCCGGCTCAGCTACGCCAACGCGGGGCACAATTTCGCGTTGCTGCTCCGAAGCGGCGAGGAGAGCTGCATCCCTTTGGATGCGGACGGTCTGGTTCTGGGCGTCAGAAAAGGCGTGTCCTTCGAGGAAAAGGCCGAAAACTTGAAGGCTGGGGACTGGCTCCTGCTCTACACCGACGGTGTGATCGAAGCACAGAACAGCGAAGGGGAGTTTTTCGGCATCGGCCGGCTTTGCCGCCAGTTTTCGGCACGCCGCTCGCTGTCGCCGGAAGCGATGGTCGCCGGACTCCTGGACGAGCTGCGGGCATTCGCCGGGAAGAATCCGCTGCGCGATGACATCAGCATGGTGGCGCTCCGGGTGTGCTGA
- the pgsA gene encoding CDP-diacylglycerol--glycerol-3-phosphate 3-phosphatidyltransferase, with protein sequence MHFNLPTYLTLLRIALIPILAVLFYLPWSGAHVVCGIIFAIAAVTDWLDGYLARRLGLTTRFGAFLDPVADKLMVAVALVLIVQAEPQPLIAVASAIIIGREITIASLREWMAEIGQRKRVEVSALGKWKTTFQMLAITLLLLGLDAPHAGVKTTGELLLVVSATLTLWSMILYLQAAMPVFKASTEAE encoded by the coding sequence ATGCACTTCAACCTGCCCACTTATCTGACGCTGCTGAGGATCGCTCTCATCCCGATCCTCGCGGTGCTGTTCTACCTGCCCTGGAGCGGCGCCCACGTCGTCTGCGGCATCATTTTCGCGATTGCTGCGGTGACCGACTGGCTGGACGGCTACCTCGCACGGCGGCTGGGCCTGACCACCCGCTTCGGTGCATTCCTGGACCCTGTGGCCGACAAGCTGATGGTTGCCGTCGCTCTGGTCCTGATCGTGCAGGCCGAACCCCAGCCGTTGATCGCCGTAGCCTCTGCCATCATCATCGGCAGGGAAATCACCATCGCCTCTCTGCGCGAATGGATGGCGGAAATCGGACAGCGGAAACGGGTCGAGGTATCCGCCCTGGGCAAATGGAAGACCACCTTCCAGATGCTGGCGATCACCCTCCTGCTGCTGGGTCTGGACGCACCGCACGCTGGGGTCAAAACGACGGGTGAATTGCTGCTAGTGGTTTCCGCCACCCTGACGCTGTGGTCGATGATCCTTTACCTCCAAGCTGCCATGCCGGTGTTCAAGGCAAGTACCGAAGCAGAATGA